The window ATCTCGCCATCCTCCATGGGCATGATGTCGACGAGAGAGGTCCTGTAGAGGATGCCGTTGTCCCTGTAGCCCAGTATCAGCTGGCTTGCGGAAGGGCCGGTGAAAACCGCCAGGTAGCCCGCGGGGAAGGACAGGGTCGGGCCGATGAACGACCTGAACATGGCGACGTTCTCCGGTTCGATCGTGTCAAGCGGCATCTTCACCGTTTCGGCAAGGCGCATGACCGATTCGACAGTGCGCAGCTTGCAGGCCGCCACAAGCACAGACATCATGCCCGGCTCGCCCTTCATCGGGTTATCCACCTTGGCTATGTCCACCGCCGCGTCGGAGAACGAATAGGGGAAGTACTTCTCGAAATCCCACTGCAGCGCCTCGCGCGCGTCGTCCATCTCCAATTCCGGAAGGTCTACGACCCTTATAAGGATGTCGCGGGAGGGAAGAGAAAGAGCCACAGGCGTTTTGAAGCCGCCGATCCTCGAGCCAAGGGCCTGCAGGGGTGCAAGCAGCTCCCCGGCGTTCGCCAGGGAGTTCTTCTTCACGCCCTTCCCCCCGGAGGGGAGCGACAGTTTATTCACGACCTTGAGGTTGGAGAGGCCGCCCTCGACCTCGAGATACCTTAGGTCGTCCTCATGCAGCGCCAAGCCCGCCTTGTTTGTCTGCTTCCTGAACAGCGCCGAAGCGACCATATGTCCACTTCCCTTCATCAATGCAGCTACCGACTATCGAATTGTATCATCACTTTCAATAAAAGGGTTTAAATCGTCACCCTCAACGAGCCCTCCAGAAAGCGGGGGTCATCTCAAACTCCCACGTGTCTTGAAGGTCTATCTCTTCGTTTTCGTGCAGATTTGGGATTTCCCCTTCGAGAATACTCTCTCTCAACCCCTCGTCCTCGTCGAGGCCGGGCTTTGATTTTAAAAGGGTTGCGCTGACTGCCAGGTTGTCGCCCAACAGGGCCGCCCCGGTGACCTTGATCCCCTTGAACTCCTTGTACTTCTTTCCCCAGCTCTCCGGTGCCGCGCCTGTCTTCAAATTTAGCATGTACAACCTGGAATCACCGTTTTCGGCGCACTTATCGCTTGAATCGGGAATGAAAGTAAAAAAGATAACGTAGCGATTTCTGTAAAGCAGCGGGGTGGTGGCCATGACCTCCCGGTCATCGGATTTTTCCTTGGACTCCAGTTCAAGATACCAACCGGTCCTTTGTGGATTGACCTCGTATGAACCGTCGTCCGCCCCGTCATTAGCCGACAACTTATCCAGATCCGATGGCAGGTAGGGCGTCTCCTTCGGGGTCGTGATATTCACAGCGGCAAAGTAGTTGGAGTCGCTAGAGGTCTCCTTTTCTATGAACTCCATGACCTCGCCGCTACCGGCGCAGAGCCATAGTTTCCCGTCGATGTGGAAAGCGTTCAATCCCCTGAAGATGCCTCCAGCTTTCCCGCCGGGGAACTTCAAGACCGCCGACATCTTCCAATTCCCGCTATTTACATCGGACAAGTCCGCTTTATAGACAGTGCCGGAGCTGTCCCCCGCGACTATATCTTTGAGCTCTCCATAGGAGTCGTACTTGTCCCTCACAGCGATCACG of the Synergistaceae bacterium genome contains:
- a CDS encoding pilus assembly protein PilM; this encodes MVASALFRKQTNKAGLALHEDDLRYLEVEGGLSNLKVVNKLSLPSGGKGVKKNSLANAGELLAPLQALGSRIGGFKTPVALSLPSRDILIRVVDLPELEMDDAREALQWDFEKYFPYSFSDAAVDIAKVDNPMKGEPGMMSVLVAACKLRTVESVMRLAETVKMPLDTIEPENVAMFRSFIGPTLSFPAGYLAVFTGPSASQLILGYRDNGILYRTSLVDIMPMEDGEMDFTPLVREISNTLTFAKNQYRDLLVESIILGGSFAGEGELKDVIAETSGIKVMTADPWGSWGLPFPRDDALNWDAAVGLAVRGLS